The proteins below come from a single Streptomyces tubercidicus genomic window:
- a CDS encoding radical SAM protein — protein MAKTEIAAAPLSAFGRKFLPLMTSARIAVLQPNLADVVEYRKSGLSLNHVVGCPLECSYCIRHLYKNFEIKVPRALMSDEEAVAALTGHQYFRPHVTPIQLFNKATDPMLPVVKPHTFNTLRLLDERGLTNHVLVITRWRVEEEDCAILNSFKNIKVTVLVTYSGIQHTGIEPVDSNIAATSLKTLYANAKSYRTILYWRPIVPGLNDTDKHLAAAKALSEHAHATVFTGLFFRDEIAAYYEEEGLPSPYDSTARRKIMPEQMEERILALFRRSADSEEPWGPLFRKTSCGVAYAQGLADYNGHFGIKELCDICPKRQLGLCAAAWNAPAKADADKLAAELGATGPVEITERAIITEGLAEQPRYFMQHGYGFQVHSREHPHRERRHGRAEIGWQGQQEGTTDHEPADLA, from the coding sequence ATGGCCAAGACCGAGATCGCCGCAGCCCCGCTGTCGGCCTTCGGCCGCAAGTTCCTGCCGCTCATGACGTCGGCTCGGATCGCGGTTCTTCAGCCGAACCTGGCGGACGTCGTCGAGTACCGGAAGTCCGGCCTGTCGCTGAACCACGTGGTTGGCTGCCCGCTGGAGTGCAGCTACTGCATCCGCCACCTCTACAAGAACTTCGAGATTAAGGTGCCGCGCGCGCTGATGTCGGACGAGGAAGCCGTGGCCGCCCTGACCGGTCACCAGTATTTCCGGCCGCACGTCACCCCGATCCAGCTGTTCAACAAGGCCACCGACCCGATGCTTCCCGTCGTGAAACCGCACACGTTCAACACGCTGCGGCTGCTGGACGAGCGTGGCCTGACCAACCACGTCCTGGTCATCACCCGCTGGCGCGTCGAGGAAGAGGACTGCGCCATCCTCAACTCCTTCAAGAACATCAAGGTGACGGTTCTGGTCACCTACTCCGGCATTCAGCACACGGGCATCGAGCCGGTCGACTCGAATATCGCCGCGACCAGCCTCAAGACCCTGTACGCCAACGCCAAGTCGTACCGGACGATCCTGTACTGGCGGCCCATCGTGCCGGGCCTCAACGACACCGACAAACACCTGGCCGCCGCGAAGGCCCTGTCGGAACACGCGCACGCCACGGTGTTCACCGGTCTGTTCTTCCGGGACGAGATCGCCGCGTACTACGAGGAGGAAGGGCTCCCCTCGCCGTACGACTCGACGGCCCGGCGGAAGATCATGCCGGAGCAGATGGAGGAACGAATTCTGGCCCTGTTCCGGCGCTCCGCGGATTCCGAGGAGCCGTGGGGGCCCCTCTTCCGGAAGACCTCGTGCGGCGTCGCATACGCCCAGGGCCTTGCCGACTACAACGGACACTTCGGGATCAAGGAGCTCTGCGACATCTGCCCGAAGCGTCAACTCGGGCTGTGCGCGGCAGCGTGGAATGCACCGGCAAAGGCGGACGCCGACAAGCTCGCCGCTGAGCTGGGCGCCACGGGGCCGGTTGAGATCACCGAACGGGCGATCATCACCGAGGGCCTGGCCGAGCAGCCCCGCTACTTCATGCAGCACGGCTACGGTTTCCAGGTCCACAGCCGCGAGCACCCCCACCGCGAGCGCAGGCACGGCCGCGCCGAGATCGGATGGCAGGGGCAGCAGGAAGGAACCACTGATCATGAGCCCGCTGACTTGGCCTGA
- a CDS encoding 3'-5' exonuclease codes for MSPLTWPESLFVVDVEGNGANPPDLVEVAAIPMQAGMPQPDGARSWLIRPPEPIAGRISRIHGITNDMVADAPLWDEVAGDVADVLKNAWICAHSASVEYRVLTRHMPTWQPAGVIDTLRLARATFPGHKAFGLDALITHTRISLDDVAGTRHRAAYDAHATGLLLHHLASHYDMWEAMVVKAVPPGMPGLPEPEPEEDTLW; via the coding sequence ATGAGCCCGCTGACTTGGCCTGAGTCCCTGTTCGTCGTCGATGTCGAGGGGAACGGGGCCAACCCGCCGGACTTGGTCGAGGTGGCGGCGATTCCCATGCAGGCCGGGATGCCGCAGCCCGACGGGGCCCGGTCGTGGCTGATCCGGCCCCCTGAACCGATCGCAGGCCGCATCAGCCGCATTCACGGCATCACCAATGACATGGTGGCCGATGCTCCCCTGTGGGACGAGGTCGCCGGGGATGTCGCTGATGTGCTTAAGAATGCGTGGATCTGCGCACACTCCGCCAGTGTCGAATACAGGGTCCTGACCCGGCACATGCCCACCTGGCAGCCCGCAGGGGTGATCGACACCCTACGGCTCGCCCGTGCCACGTTCCCCGGTCACAAGGCCTTCGGCCTGGACGCCCTCATTACCCACACCCGCATCAGCCTGGACGACGTGGCCGGCACTCGTCATCGCGCCGCCTACGACGCGCACGCAACCGGGCTGCTGTTGCACCACCTCGCCTCCCACTACGACATGTGGGAGGCCATGGTCGTCAAGGCAGTACCGCCGGGCATGCCCGGCCTGCCCGAACCCGAACCCGAGGAGGACACACTGTGGTAG
- a CDS encoding AAA family ATPase has product MVATRVAFTGTHSTGKTTLIQRVEMELRATGLTVARTPASFAQQAAELGFPKLHKQSPECTEWIIAASATAVAEATLNADIVLIDRSAVDPLAYYMAALERSGQEPDTKAVGGLVSLVHAHAATYDFLFATVLNPALPLGDCRDRDPDYRAAVDRNVHSLIHSLDLPHQKITSADDEGNAVSTLVERITAKAAS; this is encoded by the coding sequence GTGGTAGCCACCCGTGTAGCGTTCACCGGCACCCACTCCACCGGTAAGACCACACTGATTCAGCGCGTCGAGATGGAACTGCGAGCCACCGGTCTCACGGTGGCTCGCACCCCGGCCTCGTTCGCCCAGCAGGCCGCGGAACTCGGCTTCCCCAAGCTGCACAAGCAGAGCCCCGAGTGCACTGAGTGGATCATCGCGGCCTCCGCCACCGCTGTCGCCGAGGCGACCCTGAACGCGGACATCGTCCTGATCGACCGTTCCGCCGTGGACCCCCTGGCCTACTACATGGCCGCGCTGGAGCGCTCGGGTCAGGAACCCGACACGAAGGCCGTGGGTGGGCTCGTCAGCCTGGTCCACGCCCACGCCGCCACGTACGACTTCCTGTTCGCGACCGTGCTGAACCCGGCCCTGCCGCTCGGTGACTGCCGGGATCGCGACCCGGACTACCGCGCAGCCGTCGACCGGAACGTGCACTCCCTGATCCACAGCCTCGACCTGCCTCACCAGAAGATCACCAGCGCGGACGACGAGGGCAACGCCGTTTCCACCCTGGTCGAACGCATCACCGCCAAGGCTGCGTCGTGA